DNA from Tachysurus fulvidraco isolate hzauxx_2018 chromosome 16, HZAU_PFXX_2.0, whole genome shotgun sequence:
gtaaggtgtaagtcaggtgtatgTCAGGTGTAATGTGTAGGTCAGGTGTAATGTGTAGGtcgggtgtaaggtgtaagtcaggtgtaaagtgtaagtcaggtgtaaagtgtaagtCAGGTGCAAGTTGTAAGTCAGGTGCAAGGTGTAAgtaaggtgtaaggtgtaagtcaggtgtaagtcaggtgtaatgtATAAGTCGGgagtaaggtgtaagtcagctgtaatgtgtaagtcacgtgtaaggtgtaagtcaaatgtaagtcaggtgtaagtcaggtgtcaggtgtaagtcaggtgtaaagtgtaagtCAGGTTTAAGTCAGgtgtcaggtgtaagtcagatgcaaggtgtaagtcaggtatcaggtgtaagtcagatgtaaggtgtaagtcaggtgtaatgtgtaagtaaggtgtaagtcaggtgtaatgtgtaagtcaggtgtaaggtgtaagtcaggtgtaaggtgtaagtcaggtgtaagtcaggtgtaaggtgtaagtcaggtgtaaggtgtaagtcaggtgtaagtcaggtgtaaggtgtaagtcaggtgtaagtcaggtgtaatgtGTAGGTCGGGTGTAATGTGTAGGtcgggtgtaaggtgtaagtcaggtgtaaagtgtaagtcaggtgtaaagtgtaagtcaggtgcaaagtgtaagtcaggtgcaaggtgtaagtcaggtgtaaggtgtaagtcaggtgtaagtcaggtgtaatgtgtaagtcgggtgtaaggtgtaagtcaactgtaatgtgtaagtcacgtgtaaggtgtaagtcaaatgtaagtcaggtgtaagtcaggtgtcaggtgtaagtcaggtgtaaagtgtaagtCAGGTTTAAGTCAGgtgtcaggtgtaagtcaggtgtaaggtgtaagtcaggtgtaaagtgtaagtcaggtgtaaagtgtaagtcaggtgtaaggtgtaagccaggtgtaatgtgtaagtcaggtgtaagtcaggtgtaagtcaggtgtaaggtgtaagtcaggtgttaggtgtaagtcaggtgtaaggtgtaagtcaggtgtaaggtgtaagtcaggtgtaagtcaggtgtaatgtGTAGGTCAGGTGTAATGTGTAGGtcgggtgtaaggtgtaagtcaggtgtaaagtgtaagtcaggtgtaaagtgtaagtcaggtgcaaggtgtaagtcaggtgcaaggtgtaagtcaggtgtaaggtgtaagtcaggtgtaagtcaggtgtaatgtgtaagtcgggtgtaaggtgtaagtcagctgtaatgtgtaagtcacgtgtaaggtgtaagtcaaatgtaagtcaggtgtaagtcaggtgtcaggtgtaagtcaggtgtaaagtgtaagtCAGGTTTAAGTCAGgtgtcaggtgtaagtcagatgtaaggtgtaagtcaggtgtaatgtgtaagtcaggtgtaaggtgtaagtcaggtgtaaggtgtaagtcaggtgtaagtcaggtgtaaggtgtaagtcaggtgtaagtcaggtgtaatgtGTAGGTCGGGTGTaatgtgtaagtcaggtgtgaagtgtaagtcaggtgtaaagtGTTAGTCAGGTgcaaggtgtaagtcaggtgcaaggtgtaagtcaggtgtaaggtgaaagtcaggtgtaatgtgtaagtcaggtgtaaggtgtaagtcaggtgtaatgtgtaagtcaggtgtcaggtgtaagtcaggtgtaagtcaggtgtcaattgtaagtcagatgtaaggtgtaagtcaggtgtaaggtgtaagtcaggtgtaaggtgtggGTCAGGTGTAAGTCAAATGTAAGTCGGTGTAAGTCAGATGTAAGGTGtaggtcaggtgtaaggtgtaagtcaggtttaagtcagatgtaaggtgtaggtcagatgtaaggtgtaagtcaggtgtaaagtgtaagtcaggtgcaaggtgtaagtcaggtgtaaggtgtaagtaaggtgtaaggtgtaagtcatgtgtaaggtgtaagtcaggtgtaaggtgtaagtcaggtgtaaggtataagtcaggtgtaaggtgtaagtcaggtgtaaggtgtaagtcaggtgtaaggtataagtcaggtgtaaggtgtaagtcaggtgtaaggtgtaagtcaggtgtaagtcagatgtaaggtgtaagtcaggtgtaaggggtaagtcaggtgtaaggtttaggtcaggtgtaaggtgtaggtcaggtgtaagtcggatgtaaggtgtaagtcaggtgtaaggtgtgtcaggtgtaagtcagatgtaaggtgtaggtcaggtgtaaggtgtaagtcagatgtaaggtgtaagtcaggtgtaaggtgtaagtcaggtgtaagtcagatgtaaggtgtaggtcaggtgtaaggtgtaagtcagatgtaatgtgtaggtcaggtgtaaggtgtaagtcaggtgtaagtcagatgtaaggtgtaggtcaggtgtaaggtgtaagtcaggtgtaagtcagatgtaatgtgtaggtcaggtgtaaggtgtaagtcaggtgtaagtcagatgtaaggtgtaggtcaggtgtaaggtgtaagtcagatgtaaggtttaggtcaggtgtaaggtgtaagtcaggtgtaaggtgtaagtcagatgtaaggtgtaggtcaggtgtaaggtgtaagtcaggtgtaagtcagatgtaaggtgtacgtcaggtgtaaggtgtaagtgtAACCCGCGCGGCTCGCTTATGCACAGTTTAACGTGTGGCTCGCGTCAACGGGTATTAAAACTTGGTCTGCGTTGTGTTGCGTGATGCAAGAACAGACACGGGACAGCAGGCAGCCGATTCACTGGATCTCTTTACTGATTAACAGAGACAAATAAGCAGCCTCAGATTGAGTGGCCCTTATAACACTCTATAAAACAAATGATGTACCTCTATTAGCATGTGCTGGtctcacataaaaaaaatatatctcaaagaatgtaaaatgacaaaaataatcccaagaataaataaaaaaatactttacacATAAATTGGGGTGGAAATaccaatatacaaaataatattaaaataaggaTTACATTAAATTAACAGGATGACAAAAGAAACCTACCTCTTCCATTGAATCACAGATCAAAAGGGAAGAGTTAGGACAGGAAATTATGTTATACCGTGACCACGCAACACTTAAAGGAGgagcacacctttatcaggtaTCATAAAATGTACAAGAGAAAAATTTTGTGTGAATTATAACAATATTTAGTTGTATACTTTGTATACCTGTTACATAAGtcaggtgtaaagtgtaagtcaggtgtaaggtgtaagtcaggtgtaaggtgtaagtcagatgtaaggtgtaagtcaggtgtaaggtgtaagtcaggtgtaaggtgtaagtcaggtgtaaggtataagtcaggtgtaaggtataagtcaggtgtaaagtgtaagtcagatgtaaagtgtaagtcaggtgtaaggtgtaagtcaggtgtaaggtgtaagtcaggtgtaaggtgtaagtcaggtgtaaggtgtaagtcaggtgtaaggtgtaagtcagatgtAAAGTGTAAGTCacgtgtaaggtgtaagtcacgtgtaaggtgtaagtcaggtgtaagttgTAAGTctggtgtaaggtgtaagtcaggtgtacgTCAGGTGTACGTCAGGTGTAAGTTATCATTGTTTAATAGAGAACTTTTATCctagtgtgaatgtgttggtCACTACAACACCCTCATTACAAAAAAGATACTGACATGTCCATGTGTTGAAGTGATGAACTATATTAGTTTTATCTTTAAAGTATTCTCTCTCTACTTATTACTGAAGTTTCTCAATAATGAAATGTGTCTCTGAGCTTCAACTTCTGTTCTAATGTTCTAATGGCGGCTTTATAAAAGTCTAACAGTtctttgtgtcatttatttgtatctCTCAGATACAAAACCACAGAAATGTTTCCATTAACagtcaaccacacacacacccacacccacacacacacacacacacacacacacactcgcactatCTGGTGTGATGGAAAGTACAGCACAAACATCTCAAAGAAACAGCAGCATGAGGCCATTAAGGTTTTAACCACAAACAAAGGTGTGAAACTGCTGGACTTATAGACTGCAGCAGCACTTTGTCTAAACATTttgcataaataacactgtatatgttttattcagGTTAATCCTTAATTGAGTTATAAAGTCAAACCTTTTGGAAgatatgaatcatttaattCCAACTGTTTCTCTGTTGTTAAGTCCTTTAGGGTGGATAACAGGCCTTATATAGTTAGAGCACAGTTTCTAGCACAGTCTGAGTAAACAGTGCTCTTAGTATTCTACatgatatttattaaagactttttattaataaagtttAGCTTTTGTGTTTTAGCCTGAGATTCTATTGTAAAGACATTTAGACTGTTAACATGACCCAAAATAGCTACAGTCTAAAACACTTTGAAACACTCGTCTCTGAAACTCAGAAACCACATGTTATTGCTGTTAAACTGAAACTACTGCATGGTGTGACAGAGAGCTGCTGCAGCTAATAACAATGACTGAACATATGACCTTTACCTTCACTTAATATTTATAAGTCCTGTTGATTATCACAAGGAGGTGAAAAAATGAACCTTAGACAGCCTTTCACTCAACCATCATGTTCTCCAATGTTTACTCCCTTAGATTACATCCAAGTCCAGCAGGTTACACACTGAGCTCCGGATGACATCATTCACTTACCAGAAAGTGGAGGCTTCAAACTTCCTCCTGCTTTACTCTGACAGGCAGAAGTGCTTGTACTAGGACCACATGCAGTCAGAACCTTGTACACAAAATGAGCTCCATGGACACTCAATTTCTTTCACTCAACCTTatcacaccgtgtcttcatagagctcactttgtgcacagggacattgtcatgctagaACAGTGTTTGTCCTTAATGTCTTACTTCCAGTGAAGTGGAATCTTAAACTACACCATTCATAGACATTCTAGACAAGTCTAGACTTTCACCTTTGCTCTGTGTGCACGGTTTCTAGGGAAAGATGTCAACAGTAAGTTGTGAAAGTATGGTGTGAGTGGGTAAGCTAGCATCTCATGGTTTGGTTGTTAAATCCTTTTCACATGCTCCACTATTACCTGAGGTTTCTATTTTTATGCTGTGACACTGGGGACAACAAAATGTTAACCGtttctataaaatataaaggttgcatttgtatttattcaaaACTTGCACACAAATTGTTGCTGAACTTTAACACCTTTgacttggtaaaaaaaaaccacacactgtcCTCATGCTGGTGTTTAGTTTGAGATCATCTCACACTAGACGATACATGGGAAAGTTAATAGAAACAACAAACGTGCTAAAATGTGTTTAGTGCTTAAAATAGACACCGAAGCTTATTCTGATTTTATTGGTGCTATAAATGATGTCACAAGGCAACTGTGGACTGAACTGtaagatttgtttattaattctttACTAAACAGAAAATTTAATACAACCAGTGAAGTCATTTAGAGACATCTGTGGGAATGAACATGTTGCTAAAATTAGCTTAAAtatgaacacaaaaaatacactgtggtatttgtgaaatttgttaatgtaaattgtctgaaaacatttaaaataaagcacttcTTGGCACATCATCGGTctcaacatacatttttaatctgatttaatgttcagtgtctgaAATGTAATTTCAGGTTAAACAGCCACATCTCATCAGTAATGTTGGAATCTTTATATTCAGCTCTCTTTCACTTACAGGCTCTTAATATTTCTGGAAAAGTTAATGTTTTAGTTAATCTGAAATAActtaaaaatggacaaaaactgtggttcacaaaaacaaaagcttaaTTAAAATCCTTTATTATcaaaaacaatattattattttttttacaatttagaAATGATCTGCACTATTCCAAGAAAAAATGCTGAGAAAAGGCTTCAGAAAAGAAATGTAActtctctattttattttaacttgagCGTAAACGTCTTCATGGCTTTTGGCTCTGGATGTTCTGGAGGATGAAGGTTTTTTAGCAAAACTCACAGCTGCATAGTTCAagacatcatcagcagcagcagcagtctgatgaagaacaagagctgtttattaatcagagcagattaaaagactaaaataatgaCTACACTGATATTTAGGTGAATAGATGTCTATTAAAATTCTCTGTGCATTCAgatgtggatttatttaacagaacagaatccCAGTTAATAGAAGACTGGATTACCTGATTGGTGGGAATTTGATGGTTGCTTGATGAAGCATCTGAACAATAAGACACACAAGTAAAGATGAAATTCACATCATACAACAACTTTATACAATAActctataaataacaacaaataaaaataaacaaaccttttctgtgatttttatataaaactccaAGCAGAAGTGTGATTACGATAACAGAGAATATATTGGAGGCTAATAAGGGATTAATCCAGTTGTGTTCACCTGGAAtgatgaaaatacacacaatgtataaatctacaacttgtataaatattgtatgatTTATGAACAGTGAGAGGTTGTCACTATGGTACATTCTGTTATAGACAGTGAAAGGAAACCAAATTATTACCTGTTTTATTGCTGCGTTGTGTAGTTTTAgttgtattactgtgtgtcgtctctttatctttacagataaatcagaaaagcagcaaataaacagatatgatgccaaatataaacacagtgaaatattcaacatttaatacatatgtagacataattctggttaaagtgttgatctggaattagcaggttatcagagtaaaactgtttaccttcaAATTGCAGACGTGTTCCAGATGTGAAATCCACTTTACTTCCTTCcatttctccacagaaatattctccttcatcatcttctcttgTTTGTTTCATACTGAGATCAAATTTACTGTCATTTACACTAATACTGAAACGAGCATCATTAAATCCTTCAATAAATTTGTAGCCCAATTTGTCCGTGTACTTGTATGATTTTGCAAAATACTGAGgtaattttcctgaaatctgtctgtaccaacctacattctctttctttgtgtcaCTGCTAATGTTACACTTCATAGTTACATCTTCTCCACGCTTTACTGTTATCACGTCAATCTCCTTGATGTCAgaagttttcactgtaaaaatgtttaatatttaatgtcagtaaatgagttaaatataaaatattatagttttacattaaagtttcagaaagttactcaccagctgtgaagagagaaaaaagagcacaaagagcgacaaagagtctgatcatcgttcctgttcacaccaagtgatctaatgaacttgtgtgttcagtacaaaaccaggtccagactcAGATCATTGCCATGCTGCTCGATGAATTCCAAGTCTGAAGTCTTGTGTTAAACGCTGCTGACAGGTCGAgtaggatgaggacagatgacagcttggctgatctagcagcatgtagtttctcagtaacaGCTATTAAACTCGACCACTAGAGAGTCAGCGATGTTCATAGTGGACTTCTTCTGGAATGCCTACAAATCCCACCCCCCGCCCTGTCTTCAAATCAGATCACGCTTCCCTCCTGCTCGTGCAAACTTAAACCCGCCCTCAGTACCAAACAATGCTGGTGGTACAGTTTAGATTCTACGCTACAGGACAGTTTAGATTGTGTGGACTAGGACATGTCTGGGTCTGACTTTGGTGATGGAGCTTTACTCAGATACCATAAAGTTCCATTAGGAAAGTGTTTTTTCCCTtgttctcttttgttctttctttttcttttcctctgactgatatttgttgttttttattgctgACGGTTGACTCGGTTTTTATAATTACtatataattcatttaaaaaagccttcattttgacctttgacctttttcTTGCCACTAAATATGTCAGTGTTACAGAACTGTTGTCTTGTTGTGTTCTACCTCATCAGTATACTTTCTAAAGTTGGACTtggtttctgacacacacacacacacacacacacacacgcatacacttacacacatttaaatttacagcatataactcggcaagtttttgaTCGAATTActccgaactcggacaggttctttatgACTaaacttgcaccgtcaaagccaacatcaaaatTTTTCGCGACAAATTTTTTCAAATCTAGTTATTCATATGTTTACAAAATTGTCAGTTTATACTTTACTCTGTTGTTGAGTCCTTTAGGCTGGATATCAGGCCTTACACAGTTAGAGCACGGTTTCTAGCTCAGTCTGAATAGTGCTCTTAACatacatgttatttattaaagatatttttaatgaatgaattccagCTTTTGTGTTTTGGCCTGAGATTCTAACATAAAGACATTTAGACCGTTAACGTGACccagaataagtgtgtgtgtgagctgctggCTAAAACACCCAGCCTCTGAAACTCAGAAACCACAATGCTATTTCATTTAAACTGAGACTACAGcgtagtgtgagagagatcgCTGCTGCAGCCAGTAACACTTCTACACATGTGTTAAGAGTATTTTCAGACATGGCTTGAACACTTCAGTCTACTCTCATGACTGTTTCTAGGCTTGTTAGGAGCTTTGGCTCATAATCCCAGGTTTGTTTTCACACAGAAATTAATTCTAAACTATGGATTATTTCTACTGGACAATCTTTTAAAGTAAAAGTTAATATTACAAGGACATCCTTCTAGCTCTTTATagcactttgtgcacaggtttggaataaataaatatgggcATGTTTTATACAGTTACTtattaaatgattcatattcATGAAAAAGGATATGAGACTATTATATCACATTTATAAAGGCTTCATAGAGTTGTAACACATTCTTGCTGTTCATTCAAGCTGTGTAATATCCAAGCCTGATTGCATCATGTTCAAACCCTTGCCTGGtgtctctggtttacagtttgACCTTTTTTCATTGCTTGTAGCCTGTAAACCAACACTAATgtatagaaacataaacaaagtaCAATTCCTCATGTGACAAGCACTTTTGGGTGACAGCCATCTTGGACAGAGCAAGGACTGTTTAACCCTCGTGAGTTCTGCTTGttatatgtatttttactgctgtgttacttGCCATAGCTATAATAATTTGTTCTTGTGCACACCATTGCCCACCATTTGCTGTGACTGTTGTCCTGAACACTGTTTGAACGTTCTGTTTCTATGGATTCTATGGTATGGATATCTTCCTGTTTCTcccctttttcattttttcaagtgttttcttGACTCTCAAACTGTGGATGACATCATGAAGTGCTTCCTCACCATTATGTTCATTTAGGATCCACTGAACTATACCATTTTCATTGCAGCCTCTCCCCAGTTTAATGCAAATACAATGCGTTAAATTGTTAGTCACTAGCAATGAAGGTAGCCCTGGAGGAGTGGAGGCACCAGCTCATGGAAGCTAAGAAGCTATTTATTCTTTAGACTGACTACAGTTGGTGAATAATATTCAGACTGTTGGTCTTCAACTTAGCCGGTGTTTAAGTTCTTACTGTACCATCCATAATGAATGCCCTGTTCTTTCAACCTCTTGATGCTGACTGTAGTTGATGGTAGCTCTTGGGTTCATGTAGTTCTTGGGTTCTGATGCCATCTACCCTCCTTCAGGCATGGAGGCCTTCATGTGGGAGTTTGAGCTCTCCTGATCCCTGCCTCAGTGCAACTTCCTCGATCAAACCTAATTATCCACCTGGTCATTTGTTTGTCAATGATCATCTGCTGCTTTCTCAGGCCCACCACTAGGCTTCCTGGTTCACCTGACCCCCCACCTCCAGTACCACTCTGGGCCTGCTGAGGTCACACTTTTGGTGGCCAACTTTggaacaaaaacacatcttGACTTATGCTCGCAAAACCTTTAGACAGAGTGTTGCTGCAGTCTACGAGTCCGGCAGCTTCATCACCTTTAATGTGGTTAAAACCTTAATGGCCTCACGCTTCTGTTTGGTTTGAGCTGTTTGTACTCAGGTTTCCATCACACCAGAGaatgtgtcagtgttagtggaAACTGCTCTGTGGTTTAAAGTGGTATAAAGTAAAAAGTTGATTCTTTATCAGGGCATTAAgaaatgttcataaaataaaatacaaacaaatgtcCTGACATGTATTCATGATTCTACATTAAGAagcttaaatataaaataaagaaattaataaatagaaagaaagaaagaaagaaagaaagatacatttaaatcatgtattgaataacaatttatttttcagtactGTTGAGTTAGTATTTATTCAGTACATTCATTGCAGCTCTACATGAGAGTGAAACATctgagacttttttcttttaaaaatatattaaagccaAAATACAAAACTACAAGCAAAATGTCAATGAAATCACAGACCAAGATGGAATATTAAGATCTCAGAAATAAAGAGGACTTTTTACAttcaatgtaaatattagtcaattatctgaataaaatttaaaaaatctaggtagaaaaacaaagcaattaCTACAAAAGTTAtgatttttgcaaaaaaaaataaattctagaGTTAGCAAAAGCTCAGTAATGCAGCATCATGGATCAATGTGTTTGCTCTGATCAGGGACTCAAACTGAAacagctctctgtctgtcagtgattGACAACTTCCACATAAGTGTCTGACACTTAAGAAGTAGGCTGTGATGTCTGTAActttattattgtgatttttcTCGCTATACAATTACGAAAAACTGATTTTTATTATGTTGAGATCAcaagacaacaaaaaaatacaatatataataatgcatggtAAATTACAGCAAAAGTGAAACTAacaattctttttatttctttttacaacaaaaaatgattgtaaaaataataaccaGAAAGGcatgttgtggaagttttgaggttcgagagaattaaagcataaaaatatcacaccaacaggcacgggcaagagtataaaggttttcacggtttattgttttcagctttgcagaaggacccaacactctacgtgtaaaatcagagaggaagggcctccattattgaaaacaccagcattttatagacaggaataaaataaacaggacatgtaaaaccaaaacatcatccaccattggcttagaagcatcgcctgttcatcttctgaccaagctaatcccacgggaacagaaaaggtctcatgggaaaggtctgattaaatACAgctttaggaagaaacaactgaaatctctagtcacaataactaccagccatgggaaatacagaagcctagaaggacagattcatgtgttcttctctaaagtaaaaatttccactacaattccccccttttgtccctgggacaatacacaaaattttactaatcattaatctgtaacaaaatctaaactctaAATGATCGATCGATACCAGTATTGTTAATCAACTACTTAATCTACAACATTGTTAATCAGCTAGAATATAATCACTTAAATCTTAAGCTAATCATGTAAAGTCTCACATCAGCGTATCATTACCCCTGTAGGGTTCAcatgaatgcttcataaaatacatgatctttagtggataatatgctgtttttgtggggacaggacccgtatatataaaaaatatgcagttaaaggcaaagcattaagcattaatcaAGTCGTAACTTCACTACAAGTCACAGTCTCTACTGTCCGTATTcacctttgtctgtttctggatcagtctgggcaaattcagtgaaatagtCATCACTGAACGGAGGACTCCATTCAGGGTCATCGTCGATATCGTCTAGTTTCACAAGTTGTTTGGTCGTTAGATtggacattatgatgtaatgaatgcatttgtatatgcaagggccaaacaaacataataagagTAATACCACAATCACTGGGATTATCATTGATAGATAGGGAGTCCACTGTCCGAACAGTGTATACCAAATTCCCCAACTATTATCTCCGTGTTCGTCtcgtttcatttggtttgctacTTTGTGCATATCATGCAGTCCATCTGAGATAGACCCATGGTCGTCATCGTTCGAGGGAATGAAGGTGCAACATTGATCTCCAATCAGGGCACATACACCTCCCTCTTTAGCTAATAGAATATCTAAGGCCATTCTATTTTGTGTAGCAGTCAATCT
Protein-coding regions in this window:
- the LOC113656709 gene encoding T-cell surface glycoprotein CD8 beta chain-like; the protein is MIRLFVALCALFSLFTAVKTSDIKEIDVITVKRGEDVTMKCNISSDTKKENVGWYRQISGKLPQYFAKSYKYTDKLGYKFIEGFNDARFSISVNDSKFDLSMKQTREDDEGEYFCGEMEGSKVDFTSGTRLQFEDKETTHSNTTKTTQRSNKTGEHNWINPLLASNIFSVIVITLLLGVLYKNHRKDASSSNHQIPTNQTAAAADDVLNYAAVSFAKKPSSSRTSRAKSHEDVYAQVKIK